The genomic window AAATGAAGGATGAAAAAGCGGTTAGTCTTTCACGGTCAAATTTTAAAAGGAGACAAACATCGATGGCTCGTGACTATCACTAGAAAAAAGGTAGAAAGATGAGGGAAAATGTTGCACCACAATATTACGATGATACTAATCTGATTAGTTATGTTCTAAGTGAAGTTGAAGAGATGCAAGACTCTGAACCAAAGACTTTCATGGAAGCAGATAAGAGGAATGAAAGTCAAAAATTATTAAAAGGAGTGAAGAAGAAAATAAACTCGTTGAAGAAGAATTAGACATGAGAACTTGTAGATATACCTAAGAAACACTTAAAGAGTGGCTAGATGCAAGTGAATTTtcaaaaagaatgaaagaacTCTGAAAATTGAAGAACCAAGGTGTAGGGCAACATTTGCGATAAGAGTTTTACTCAAGTTGGAGAAATTGCATACACCGATATTTTCTCAATTGTAGTAAAATAATGTTCAATAAGATTACTCGTGGTGATTTTTAATAAGTACAATCTTTAGTTGGAGAAAATGGAAGTGAAGACCACATTCTTACATGAAAACTTACATGAGTCAATCTACCTGCAACAATAGGAGAATTTtgtatgaaaaatatttaaatgtgtCTTTTGAAGAAATGGTATCATCATATTTTGATACACTTTTCTTGTCTATCTAATTAACACGGGTTGAATATATAAATACTCTAACTCATGATTCCCATTGATTTTGATGGTAGATTTGACTTGAACTTGATACCTAATATTCCACTTTTACCATAAGGCCTAATAACCTTGCCCCAAGTGCACTAATAGTGGCTTTCAACCTTCTTTATGTTGACCTTTTAAATGTATCTCATTGGTTTCCTAGCATACCATGTAACATCTGTAGTGTTTGCTATCTCAATCTGAACAAAGGATATGCTTAGTTATTGATTTGATTTAGACCTCTTTTATTTAAGTATTGTACCTCTGACATAAAAGCCTAATATGTTCTTCTTGTCCTCCTTTCACCATTTTGCTATGATAGATTATTTAGGAtgaatttgattaattattttttactttagAAGACTTAGCCAATTATCAGATTGATGATCAATTATTCAAGTAATTGAATATAGTATATTTGAGTTTTGTTCACATTCCAAAATGGACACTAAGCTTAAGTAGCTATAATATTATCACATCACATTTGTGTACAATTACCACACTATTTATCTAACTACTTTTAAAAAATGATAGTGAAGTAATTATTGTGTAATGTGTACCACTAGTTTACCTTCCTTAGAGAACTATTACTCAATTAATGATTTAGCATTAGTCCTTTTCTACAATTTTTAATGTTTCAACTTTTCTTAGGGATCCTAAATAAACACACACACCAAAAAAACAGGTAATAAGGTAAAGTAGCTAAGGTCCATCTAGTCAAAAGTAAACAACAGCAATTGAAAGGTATGTAAATAGCATCTTGAAATTAGAGAGGGCCCTGTTGTATAATAGAACTTCCAACAATTTTCCCTCCCAAACTTGCATGCCTCTTTTGGTTTTGCTAAATACTCAAATACAGTTCCTCATTAGTAAAAAGAAATATTGGCTGAATTGACAGAAGTCGATATTATAAGGTTGAACGTCATCAGAATTTAAACCCTGATACTCACGAGCCTCAGCAACAATAGTGCTTTACTATTTGATTTTGATGTCAAAACCAACTTTATCAGTAAAAAAACTATCATGCAGATTGCAGACACAGACAGAGAACTCAGCACAAGAGAATTTCTGGAATCAATTATGAACTTCAATATCTTTTTTACTGTGGCAGCAATCACTATacatcaaaactctcattctcTTTACATTACATTAAATAAAGTTAGTGCCAAATGATTATTCTGACAATCTTCCACCTTCATTCAGTCATCATAAATATTCCCTAAAATCAATTATAAAAAATCTTGAATAAAAAAGAATCTTCTGTTCAACTACCTGCATAATAAAAAAAAGCTTTGATCATTAGTAAGCATGTACTATCTATTGTTGTTAATTAAAAGTGAACATGAACTagcattattaatttaatatttagtaACAACAATGTAGTAGTAGTACCTAATGATTGTTAGAAGGGAAACTTTGAGTGTTTGTTAATTTGGTATCAAGATGATGTGTTGTATTGATCATGTGTTAGGGAAAGCACCAAAACTAGAGATTGTAAACTGAAAAAGATAAAGtggaggcaaaattagacaaagaAATGAGGCAAAAGCAGAACAAAGAAAAAAGCatgaaagagagaagaaaaaactAACCTTTTTCGGTATGTGGGAAATGGGTTGTCCCTATCTATCTCCCTCCATTGAAAGAATTTCTTCAAAGTAAAATCCCTATTGGTAAATGGGGACCATTTTGCTGAAACAGTAACAGGCGCATGTAAGATTTCCAATTCAAgtaaaaaagaatatttgtaaTGACAATGAGAAAAGAACAAAAGGACTTCAAAGTAGAAGAGAATGAGATATAGACTTCTCATACTATACTTTAAACATAGTTTGTTTATGTTGGCTTTCAAATTCATGAAATGAATTCGTATATCTAATAATGCATGATACACAACCTTGTTGGAAAACGACTTAATTAAGTGCTTGTAGCACAAGTATTTATCATATAAGTGTTAATTTAGAAGCTATCACAATCACGAAATATGAAATAAAGTCAAACTATGTTCATATAAGTTGTCTTGTAGAATTTGTAGTAATAAGTTGAAAACAGCTTATCGACATGTCATAAGGTATTTTCGTGACCTCTTCCAAAATCCACATTGTCTTACAAGTGTTTATATTAGTAGATAGGCACAAATAACTCAATCTAAACAGGCTAATTAATTGAAATGATGATGTTGATATATTCTTTAGGTTGTATGTTTTGATTGCATGATCCAATATTCCATTCTATTGTGTTCAACTCTATATAAACCGGTTACAGCCTCAGAATCTTGTACTTTTGGTCTAACCAACAATATCATAAGGAAACATTTGGGCCCCCTTTTGGGGAAGGGTCAAGTTTGCCTAGGGTTCTGCGTATagtcttttatttttctatttggaAGTTGTATTTGAATGAGCTTAttatataaagaaaaagaaagaaaaaacaaactCTAAGAGGCTTAAGTTCCACTATCTTACAAGCATGATTATGAGAGTGTGTAAGGAATAGATAAAGTACTTGATTATGGATGGACACGTTTCTGGTTCGGCCTTCCATATCTTTAGAAAAAGTTTAGTTCAGTATATCCCCCGGAATATGGCATAAGTTCATCCACCTCAATTCTGGAACCAGAACAACTCatacttttcttcaattttccatGAGTTGACTCAACCTCAGCCCAAAATATGCCATAAACAGGTCTATGGTCTGAAAATCTTGATTCCCCGCGAACATAAGATAACTGATGGAGACCTTCTCCGTACCATAAAATACGGTCACACCTATAAAACGAAAAATATTCATGTCAGCATAAGTTGTAACCATTCCAAACTATATCATATATCATGAAACAAACTTCATTTTGTAACATCTATTTCTTCCATGGTATACAATTGACTTTTAGCATTTATAGTGAATTTCTTCTAAATTCCTATTACGCTATGTGATAATCTAGTTAAGAGTTCAACATTTAATCAAATAAGGCTTGAAAGATGTGTATATAAGCCACTTTGGTAGAGTTGAATCAAGCTTAATCCAAATTCTAAGAAATCTTACCATGCAGGTGTTCTCCTTTTCTCCTTGGGGTGCATATCGTCTCCTGAGTATCGATCTGAATTAGTTGAATACTTGTATGTTGGAGGAAAATATATCTTCCCTTCGTTCCATCCCACAAATGCGCGACCTCTTTTTTGCTCTATTCTCAACTGATCATTTTCTAACAATGCTCTCCAATTTTGCATCTCAACAAGTGCCTTCGCAGAACGGTAGGAGAGAGCGATCCGATAATTCAAATCTCCAAGCCATATAATTCGACTACATTAATGAATTTAAAATGAGAATATGCAAAGGAGaagaaacaacaataaaaaataaaaccattCTAATTAAGTAGTTATTCAATAGATTATTCACAGGGGCTCAATTAAGCATTAGTTATTCTGTGAAGCTTGTTGaaataaactatttttataaatgcTTCCAAACACTAATATAGGTAATCATATTATGAGATACATCAAATAAACTCTTTCAAACATGACTTCAATTATAGATGAACATATACGCAGATTCTTACTCGTGCTCGAGGATTGTCTGAGGAGATTTCTCGTTGTCCACGCCATGAACACGGGGAAACCTAGTCTTTTTAAGAATTTCCAGTACATCAGAATTTCTTCTTAGTTCATCACCCTCTTTCTGTCCTGAGGTTAAATGACTACATATAAAGCAAAAGCTTGTTTCATGCACAGACATACTAATTGAGATGGATCCCTGCAAAATCCAACCAAAATAACTCTCATTTAAGCCAATCATCAGACAAGTGACCATCACTTTCGCCATAAATTTATTAAtctaaagaaaaaacaaaagtcgTGATTGTCATGAGTCATAATAAGCTAAAACTCACCTTATTTCCGAGATAACCCATCAATCCTCTGCCAACACACGATACTTTCATGTTTCGGACATGATCTTTGAGTTCTCCTTTTACCCATACAGTAAGGTAAATTCCCACCATTTGCTTACTTGCAACAAGGCAGTACCTTGAATGTCCCGGCATGCTATATCCATCTTCATTAGAGGCAGATCCACCATTAGTTGACATTGGAGAAAATAAGACTGTACTCGGTGAATCCACAAGGCCATTATCATCATCAGACGAACCCCATCTTGAATAATCACTCGGTCTCGAGTAGTCACTTGCTCTTGAATAGTCACTAGGCCTATAGCCCCATCTCAAACTAGGATCAAAGTCACTGGGCCTGTTACCGAAAATTACACG from Vicia villosa cultivar HV-30 ecotype Madison, WI unplaced genomic scaffold, Vvil1.0 ctg.000467F_1_1, whole genome shotgun sequence includes these protein-coding regions:
- the LOC131628571 gene encoding type IV inositol polyphosphate 5-phosphatase 7-like, yielding MGDESSKKTKLSWSKKMVRKFFNIKSKCEDSIADDVVYGGSEVEYGSRNSFSEREPCTIKKSKTEKFSRNSSQVRRGRMNLDHPRIIDVQNYSIFVATWNVAGRSPPSNLNVDDWLHSSPPADIYVLGFQEVVPLNAGNILGAEDNGPAKKWLALIRKTLNNLPGTSGSSGCYTPSPIPQPVVELNADFEGSARQKNSSFFHRRSFQTTSSGWGMDNDPSNSQPQVDRRYSVCDRVIFGNRPSDFDPSLRWGYRPSDYSRASDYSRPSDYSRWGSSDDDNGLVDSPSTVLFSPMSTNGGSASNEDGYSMPGHSRYCLVASKQMVGIYLTVWVKGELKDHVRNMKVSCVGRGLMGYLGNKGSISISMSVHETSFCFICSHLTSGQKEGDELRRNSDVLEILKKTRFPRVHGVDNEKSPQTILEHDRIIWLGDLNYRIALSYRSAKALVEMQNWRALLENDQLRIEQKRGRAFVGWNEGKIYFPPTYKYSTNSDRYSGDDMHPKEKRRTPAWCDRILWYGEGLHQLSYVRGESRFSDHRPVYGIFWAEVESTHGKLKKSMSCSGSRIEVDELMPYSGGYTELNFF